A stretch of Miscanthus floridulus cultivar M001 chromosome 13, ASM1932011v1, whole genome shotgun sequence DNA encodes these proteins:
- the LOC136501600 gene encoding GDT1-like protein 4, with protein MRRSRLAFHPAAMHRRIGFAFAAALVFLLAFSVSAADQVANGAAGNGTGVGADRLDRRTKMFLHHTAGARAAGAQDTGLGLFDAFFASLSMIVVSEIGDETFIIAALMAMRHPKSTVLSGALSALVVMTVLSTGLGRIVPNLISRKHTNSAATVLYAFFGLRLLYIAWRSDSKASQKKEIEEVEEKLEAGQGKSTFRRVFSRFCTPIFLESFVLTFLAEWGDRSQIATIALATHKNAVGVATGATLGHTICTSIAVVGGSMLASKISQGTVATIGGLLFLGFSLSSYFYPPL; from the exons ATGCGCAGATCTCGCCTCGCTTTCCACCCCGCTGCGATGCATAGGCGCATCGGCTTCGCCTTTGCCGCCGCCCTTGTCTTCCTCCTCGCGTTCTCCGTCTCCGCTGCCGACCAG GTTGCTAATGGCGCTGCCGGGAATGGCACTGGCGTCGGCGCCGACCGCCTCGACCGCCGCACCAAG ATGTTCCTCCACCACACGGCGGGGGCGCGGGCGGCGGGGGCGCAGGACACGGGGCTGGGGCTCTTCGACGCCTTCTTCGCCAGCTTGTCCATGATCGTCGTCAGCGAG ATTGGCGATGAGACGTTCATCATCGCGGCGCTGATGGCGATGCGGCACCCCAAGTCGACGGTTCTCTCGGGCGCACTGTCGGCGCTTGTCGTTATGACG GTACTGTCTACTGGACTAGGCAGAATCGTTCCGAATTTGATATCGAGGAAGCACACTAACAGCGCTGCGACAG TCCTCTATGCATTTTTTGGGCTACGGCTCCTGTACATTGCTTGGAGGTCAGATTCCAAGGCATCACAGAAGAAGGAAATAGAAGAA GTAGAGGAAAAGCTGGAAGCAGGCCAAGGGAAGTCAACATTTAGACGTGTTTTCTCGAGATTCTGCACTCCTATTTTCCTGGAG TCATTTGTGTTGACCTTCTTGGCGGAGTGGGGTGACCGCAGTCAGATAGCTACAATAGCG CTGGCGACCCACAAAAATGCGGTCGGAGTTGCTACAGGAGCGACCTTGGGGCACACCATCTGCACGTCGATCGCGGTGGTGGGCGGCAGCATGCTGGCCTCCAAGATATCTCAGGGCACGGTCGCCACCATTGGAGGCCTCCTCTTCCTTGGGTTCTCTCTTTCGTCGTATTTCTACCCGCCATTGTAG
- the LOC136501601 gene encoding uncharacterized protein → MEEKKKDLLRKLTIVSIPFVFVAIPSVVIIVGMLSPHAAEPRNGSSPAPPGQNHSVSMLSTMTGGQMILSCRAAFSGNWEYFHYFILDPYKPQRAFFQPQADPYVLFCKWGYMGNFLQDVVVFNSSAAWAPHCRVDNGGCRYLFQDGHMFLVTGKHGGDSEAHRVKVVEETTEQAPAPGPGLALGPGPSQGPAPAPAPAPSPDAHSQGREKTLIGDVLLRECKHVLGFFPTMCRKKPHNHQYVGKIIGRWRWWFNY, encoded by the coding sequence atggaggagaagaagaaggacctgcTCCGGAAGCTGACGATCGTCTCGATCCCGTTCGTGTTCGTGGCGATACCGTCGGTGGTGATCATCGTGGGCATGCTGTCCCCGCACGCGGCGGAGCCCCGGAATGGGTCGTCGCCGGCGCCGCCGGGGCAGAACCACTCGGTGTCGATGCTGAGCACGATGACGGGGGGGCAGATGATCCTGAGCTGCCGCGCCGCCTTCTCCGGCAACTGGGAGTACTTCCACTACTTCATCCTGGACCCGTACAAGCCGCAGCGGGCGTTCTTCCAGCCGCAGGCCGACCCCTACGTCCTCTTCTGCAAGTGGGGCTACATGGGCAACTTCCTCCAGGACGTCGTCGTCTTCAACAGCTCCGCCGCCTGGGCGCCGCACTGCCGCGTCGACAACGGCGGCTGCCGCTACCTCTTCCAGGACGGCCACATGTTCCTCGTCACCGGCAAGCACGGCGGCGACAGCGAGGCCCACAGGGTGAAGGTGGTGGAGGAGACGACTGAACAGGCGCCTGCACCAGGTCCGGGTCTTGCTCTTGGTCCTGGTCCGAGTCAGGGTCCGGCTCCGGCACCAGCTCCGGCTCCGTCTCCGGACGCCCATTCGCAGGGGCGGGAGAAGACGCTGATCGGGGACGTGCTGCTCAGGGAGTGCAAGCACGTGCTCGGCTTCTTCCCCACCATGTGCCGGAAAAAGCCGCACAACCACCAGTACGTCGGAAAGATCATCggccggtggcggtggtggttcaACTACTAG